The stretch of DNA GTGAATTAGAATTTCAGGGACTAGGACCCAAGAATCTGCATGTTTAACATTCCCCAAGGAAATGTCACATTCTGATGTATGAACCACTGCTCTGGGAGAAACTGTTATATAAAGTAGGCAATGAAGACTTTGCCATTTGCTTCTCTTCTCATTTTAGAACAGTGCCCAAACCTCGTGTTAAAAAGCAGCCTAAGACTCAGcgtggaaagagaaaaaagcaagagtcttctgatgaggatgatgatgatgacgaagCTCCAAAAAGGCAGACTCGTCGAAGAGCGGCTAAAAATGTTAGGTACGTTGTGGCCCAGAAGTGTTTCATTGGTGTGATGATGTAGTTGGTTAGAGTTTGCTTCTCTCAAGTCACGGGCTGTGCACTTGGTAGATAAAAATAACAACCTATGTCCTGAAGTCGTTTTCAGAAATCTGGTCAGCTTTCTTGCAAAAAGCCCATATGGGATTGAGCCATGGGGAGTATGAAAAGGGTAGCAGTAGCACATTTGAAGCCTTTGTTCCTGTTCTGTTAAAGAACCACCACAAGTTCATGTCCTGGCCAGTGGTGACTTTGTGGCATTATCTTCATTTCCTCACTTGTTTTGCATTAAAGATGTTAGGATTATATTCCTACTTCTGAATTGCCTTTTGAATCACACACATTTTTCTGAGGTTCAGCTTATGTATTACTACTTGAATCTAATTTTATCAAGCTCACTAATAGGATATGACACATTAATAGGAATTACcattagtgaaataagccaggcacagtggctcatgcctgtaattccaacactttgggaggccaaggcgggcagattgcttgagcctgggagtttgagaccaggctggacagtagggcaagaccctgtctctgcaaaaatcaagaaaaagccaagtgtggtggtggcatacacctgcagtcccagctacctgggagactgaggtgggagaatcctgggagatggagattgcagtgagctgagattgtgcttctgcactccagcctagacaaaaagccagatcctgtctgaaaaaggaaaaaagaaaatgaaataaaggaagacaCATATGCAAATACCAGTAGTTTATAGaaatcaaagaattttttttagaagatTTTGCAAATTTCTTTTGTTCTCAGAGATGATGAAAATGAGTCCTTAGAGACATTAATAACTTATTCAGTGTATCCAAATAATAATTGCATAGCTAGGACTAGGCTTTGAGCATGTTAGTATATAGCCTAGCACTTTTTCTTACTATAACTGTACTACCTCCAGGattgtttttccttcttgtgACTCAGTCGTTTGTTGTTAATATCTGATGGGACGTtacattttaatcattattttttttctttttgagacggagtctttctctcttgcccaggctagagtgcagtggcacaatctcagctcactgcaacttctgcctcctgggttcaagtgattttcctacctcagcctcttgagtagctggaattacaggcacctgccacccagctaattttgtgtttttagtagagatggggttttaccatcttggtcaggttggtctcaaactcctaaccttgtgatcctcccaccttggcctcccaaagtgctgggattacaggcatgagccactgtgtcccgcctgtgtgtgtgtgtgtgtgtgtgtgtgtgtgtgtgtgtgtatttttttaactgaagtaCTTGTGTTGAAgcttccagcagtttgggaataCTTAAATTTCAGGTTCTTGTTACTGGGAGACAACATACAGGGTTGGaacttttaatttcataaatattGCTTCTCTTTTTGCCTGATGAAATAGTAGcaattctttcttcctatttgctttttctttttttttgtggtggtttACTTGCTTACATAACAATATgatactaaaaaatgaaaaaaaagagaagtgtcCTCATAGCTTTCTATATCTTGCTTATATAAATTAGTATAAATATAGCATTTTGATTTTTCAACTACCAGTTAGACTTGCTGCAGTTGTTTAGGAGCATGCCTCagtactttaagaaaaaaaagcaagctttGAGCCCACTGAATGGCAAATCTGTAAAACAACATGTTTTTGGAACCAGAAGGTATGGTACCTTATTCTAGTTATGTATGGTTATGTGGCAGTTTAATTCTGAAGAGAtcatttctcattcattcagcattatTCCTCTTGCAGTTATAAAGAAGATGATGACTTTGAGACGGACTCAGATGATCTCATTGAAATGACTGGAGAAGGAGTTGATGAACAGCAGGATAATAGTGAAACTATTGAAAAGGTCTTAGATTCAAGACTGGGAAAGAAAGGAGGTGTGTGTCTTTGGGGAGCAAATTGCATGTTATATCTGCTCATTAAGGCtcagaatttaggtattttaactCTGATGTGATGAATTTTAGTCTACTGCTGTATTTGTTGTGTTATGAAGAGGTCTTTCTGACCCAGTGTTTCAGAGCTGAGGACAAAGCCATTTGTCCACTATGTCTTTAAGATTTTGAATTAAACAAGTATGGATAAATGTCAATGTTTTATAAAGCAGTGATGTAGCAGAGATACTTGCTAATTCACATTAAGCAAATCCACCTTTggttatttgtttcttaatttccttGTGAAAATATTGAACTGGTTAAATACATATTTGGTAATagtgaagatttttaaatatctaatttaGATATTTCATAACTAAGTTCATTAAAGAAACCTTTCCATAAaggaaatatcaaaataatacttaatgctttttcttttttcattctggcTTCTACTGAGGTTAAGAGAATTAGCAGGGGACTTCGAGTAGGGAAATTTGGGGGAGGATATTTTGGTGTTCTATTCTTAATTTTGGAGGGAGGGATTTGTTTTCTGAGTTAGTAGGGACTAAAACAAAAGGATGTtactgctctctttttttttgtttttggttaagGGATTTCTTTGATATCACCTGCAGATTTTGGAATATGTAAAACCtgggtttacattttaaaaatacttgaagtTTTTGATTGAGTCCATCCTGTGTTGTTAGTGAGTTTGTGCTTATTTCAAGTTGGGAGTATTTTGATGCATCATTCAAAAAGGGAGTCTTTAGAGAACTGCTTTCTTGGGAAGCTTTTTAATGTGTGGTGTAATATACTCTCTTTCAAGTGTGCTTAATCCTTTTGCAGCCACTGGAGCTTCTACTACCGTGTATGCAATTGAAGCTAATGGAGACCCTAGTGGTGACTTTGACACTGAAAAGGATGATGGTGAAGTCCAGTACCTCATCAAGTGGAAGGGTTGGTCTTACATCCACAGCACATGGGAGAGTGAAGAATCCTTACAGCAACAGAAAGTGAAGGGCCTCAAAAAACTAGAGAACTTCAAGAAAAAAGAGGATGAAATCAAACAATGGTATATTTTTCATCATGGATTAAAGACATGTATTTGCAGCCTGTGGGAagggaaaattttaaagtaatgcaTGGAGATCACAGCTCTCTAGAATCTCAGATTTTGCTTTGATCATCTAAATATGGAGCCATTTACAATTCTATTTTATAAGATCGTGACCTGAAGatactttattttaatatatggcTACCAAGTTTTTGGAGTTAACAATAATAACTAGCTCATGGAGCATTATTCAcacattctttctttaattttcacaatacaTGTGTGAGATTTGTACTGTCACTACCCCGTTTTATAGATGGAGAGAATACAGCACACAGCAATTTTGCAGGTGGATTCAGGATTTGAATTCTGACACCCTGAGTCCAGAACTCATTCTCTTAAGCACTTTGTTATCTTCCTGTAGTTAGGCTGGGGTGGCTTAGATGTAAAGAGTTAATATTCTGGAGCACTCTGGGTTATGATACACTTAAAACTAAAAATGGTTTTATACAATTTGCAGAAATGATGTGAAGGAAATGATTAGGTAACTACTGAAACTGTGATTAGTCCTCATGGCTTTAGTTTACTTATAGCCTGGACTGTGTGGGTATTGTGTATGGGAAACTGGGTAATAATGATACCAGGTTCTACCTCAAGACATACCTGTCGGTGTGGTGTGATCAGCCTATTTTTGTGTCTGGAATGTAGACAGATGGTTCTAATTCTGGTTTTACTGCTATGCAAAATGTGCTACTTAGTAAATTACGTGTTTTTCCTTTGACTCAAAACTGAAAATATCTACCCTGAGATAGTGAGGTAGGCATGTAAAGCAGTTAGAAATTTGAAATCCTctgaaatacagtaattctaatatTAAATTGCTGCTGTTGTCATCTGAAAGGTTTTGATACCAAGAATAACTGGTTTTCCAAAAGTCATATTTAATTAATCCTAAAACCCATACATATATAAGAAAAGGCATATTGTTTTATTGTCCTGATCTGTTTAAAGTATGCATttgtcacataaaatatttttaggtctTTTTAGACAGGACGCATCAGAGAGGCAGGCAACTGCTGTATCCTTCTATGAGTCTAAGGATTTCAGTGTTTTctaaaagtggtttttttttgttgttgttgttttgttttttggtaaattttctgGCCTAATTACCAGTAAGGATTACTAAAGGGGCAGATGGGAgtaaaaacagattttctttccAACCTTTGACTTTTGCTTTGATGTATTGTATTTTAGTTCATGTGTACTTTTTCTGTCTGTCTGCCATCCAGGTTAGGGAAAGTTTCTCCTGAAGATGTAGAATATTTCAATTGCCAACAGGAGCTGGCTTCAGAGTTGAATAAACAGTATCAGATAGTAGAAAGAGTAATAGGTAAGTGCATGGTAACTCACTTTAGCCATGTTTGAGCTCAAGGAATAATGGCTTTTGCTTTTGGCagtaatgtaaatttaaaaaatgcactttGGAGACTAGACAGGTCctagatttattttaaaggagaagCTAAGAAGATTTGCTGGTGAATTTGGATGTTTGGGGGATGAGAGAAAGAGGTGTTAAGTATGATGTCAAGATTTTTGGCCTAAACATGTAGAAGTATAGGGGTACCATTTACTGAAGTGGAAAGATGAAGGGAAGAGGTGATTGTCAGAGTGGAAACCAGGAGCTAAGTTTGATATTTCAAGTTTGATTCATTTCTTAGTCATTTAAGTGAAGAGTATAGTGAAGGCTGGAGCGTATGTGAGCCTGGAGCTTAGAACTCTTAGTCTGGGCTGGAGATGTATATTTGGTAATTTATCAGTATTTAGATAGTATTTAAAACCTAAGACTGAACAGGATCATCAGTTAATAGAGTATCatgcctgggcgtggtggctcacgcctataatcccagtactttgggaggcagaggccagcatatcacaaggtcagaagatcaagaccatcctggtcaacatggagaaaccccatctctattaaaaataaaaaaattagctggatgtggtggcatacacctgtagtcccagctgctcgggaggctgaggcaggagaattgcttgaaccttggaggtggaggctgcagtgagctgagatcgtgcctctacactccagcctgggtgacagagcaagataccatctcaaaaaaaaagaaagggtatcACATGGTAGAAGAAGTCTGAGAGCATTTTAGCTTTGGAAAGTCAGAAAGAAGccagcaaaggagactgagaGCGAACAGTCAGTGAGACAGGAGGAGAGCTGCAAGAGAGTAGTGCACTGGAAGCCAAGTGACTCACACGATAAGGACTGAGACTGATCTGTGCATTTGGCAATAGCTATGGCACTGGAGAAATGCATCCTTGGAGTCATGGGGGTGCAGGCCTGATTAGGGTAGTTTCAAGAAAAAATGAGGGGACAGCAAGTATCAACAACttgttggggaagttttcttaCAAAGAGGAACAGAGAAATTGAGTGTCAGCCTGAGAGAGAGATGAGaacaagcatttttttcttctttttttttgagacagtgtctcactctgtcacccaggctggagtgcggtggtgtgatcttgacttactgcagtctctgcctccgaggctcaagcaattctcctgcctcagcctgtagaGTAGCTGTAAttaattacaggcacctgtccccacacctggctaatttttgtatttttagtagtgacagtttcaccatgttggccaggctggtcttgaactcctggcctcaagcaaactgcctgtcccagcctcccaaagtactgggattacaggtgtgagccactgtacccgtttttttttctttttttaaggtgtGAGGTAGTAGAATGTATTTGCATACTTACTCACAAAACCTAAAATCTTTCATTCTTCCTTATGGTTATaacttttctgtcttattttgcatttgtttagcTGTGAAGACAAGTAAATCTACATTGGGTCAAACAGATTTTCCAGGTAAGCAAGAaatcttatttataaatattgttcAGTATTTCAGAGCAGTGTATGTTTTGCGGATTATTTTGTTTTGCCACATGATGTTTTATTGATTATGCATaaaacaatgtcatttttcacctTTAATTGACAGTTGCTAATCTGTAAATTTTTGTGTATGAAATAGCTCACAGTCGGAAGCCGGCACCCTCAAATGAGCCTGAATATCTATGCAAATGGATGGGACTGCCCTATTCAGAGTGTAGCTGGGAAGATGAAGCCCTCATTGGAAAGAAATTCCAGAATTGCATTGATGGCTTTCACAGTAGGAACAACTCAAAAACCATCCCAACAAGAGAATGCAAGGTATGATGATGGTTGGCTTTTCTCATTTCAGGGAGAGTATGTACTGATACAAAGGGCTGGTCACATAAATACTTAAGAAACATGACAAAACTAAATGATGATTGCCATTTTGAAGTGAAAGATGACTTGATCGTGCCATTAAAGCGAAAGGAGAGAATGAATTATTTCATGGCTTTGCTGACTTCTTTAATCTTGGAATTTACATAATTACAAATAGAAACATTTTGGACAATACTTGAAAGGATTTAGGcacttttattttatgattttattttctttgagacggagttttgctctgtcacccaggctggagtgcagtgatgtgatctcggcacactgcagcatctgccccccaggttcaagtgattctcctgcctcagcctcctgagtagctgggattacaggtgcgcaccaccacatctggctaattttttgtatttttaatagatatggggtttcaccatgttggtcaggcaggtcttgaactcctgacttcaaatgatctgcccacctcgaccttccaaagtgctggaattacttgtgtgagccaccgcagctggctGGATTTAGGTACTTTAAAAGAGAAGTGAAGCTAGTTGCAGCGGCTTAcatctgtggtttcagctacttgggaggctgaggtggcaggattgcttgaacacaggagtttgaggccaacctgggcaagagtgtgatacttttctcttaaaaaaaaaaaaaaaaaaaaaaagcagagagggAAGCGATAGAAAAGGCGAGCATCTTTGAATTCTAAGttggaaattaaatatgtaaGCTTATTTGCTAGATTGGCTGTATAAATCTTTTCTTTGGAATGTATTCCTTCAGGAAAGTGATGTTTTGGGTCCTCAGAGTAGTAAAATATCAGACAAAGGGTATGTCTCTGAGAAGCCGACATTCAAGTTGATGGCACTAGAATTCGATCTGTGAAAAGCATTTAATTTCAGATCAAAGCATGTGATAGGGAAAGTGTGGTCAAAGAAGCGCCCACGTAGAAGTCTCTGAGCTCCAGTGGTCCTTGAATGCGTTTTAAGAGGAAGCTGTGGTTCTTGAACTGCCTCTGGCTCTTGTGTAATGGATTGATGCTGCTGGCTAGACAGAGAAGAGGGGACCCAGGGTATTGGCCTCCCATGAAAGGTATCGAGAAAGATTTGTAAAGTGCAGTAGGAGAACAGCTACATATACTCCAGGGGTGAGGAGAAGAGGAATCATGTTGACAGGTAACACTGAAGTCAAAGTGTGTGTGTCTTGGCTATCTTGAAGGGTATTTTGACATTATCTTCTAGGTACTGGTACCCTACTGAGTGGGAGTATggaaacagtattttatttagaaagcTTATTCTAATAGCAGTACATAGGAGACTCTGCAGTAAGTAATTACTAAAGCTGGAAGGTCCAGCCAGTATGATGTCATCAAAGTCTGAATGAAGAAGTAGTGTGAGGACAAGGGAGGTAACAGTGACATGGAAGGACTGGATGGGAGAACCGTTCCGGGGTAGGTTTGGCAGGAGTGGATGGATGGCTGGGTTTTGGAGTTGAGAATAAGCAGTCAGATTCCGTTCACTGCCAGCCACCATCATAGGAGAGCTGAATCCATCAATAACCTTATCAAATACTCTTTTTAGGATCATACTTCTCATAATGTGCTCTATAGAGCACTAATCTTCAGAGAAATGCTCCCTGAAAAAAGACTTCTGGCCATGTAACTTTGGGATACATACCTGAATAAATTTCTCCTGTAAATTCACACTATAGACACGTATTTTAGTCTTTGAAAAGTCACAAGTAAAGAAATTTGTGTGACTTTTGATTGGTTGTTTCCTAAACTGATTTGGCCACAGAATCCACATTTTATGCAAACCATAgagaggagtctcactcttgctatCCTTCAAGCCTCTGGGGATGAAAACAACCTTCACTTCAGAAGCTTCTTGTTTCTGAAGGGGAAACCAGACTCACACAATTAAAGGGTTTAAGGTAGGTGGGCTACATTTCGAAACAGTAAATCCTGTTATGGTGAAGAGCAACTGCATTTTAGCATATGACAGCGAGAAGCATTGTTTTGTactcttttttcttgtttgtttttggagtgctctgttgcccaggctggagtgcagtggcacaatctgggctcactgcagcgtctgcctcccggcttcaagcaattctcctgcctcagcctccagagtagctggaaccacaggcacgcaccaccacgcctggctagttttttgtatttttattagaggtgggGCTTCaacgtgttagccaggatgctctcgattgcccacctcggtctcccagtgtgttgggattacagacgtgagccactgcacccggcctgttttgtATTCTTTAGAATAAGATAACAAAGATAATTGTTTGTGAAAACAGGAGAGTCTCACTGCCATATAATAGAGAAGATATAAGAATAAAGTGCTGTTTAATGATGTTCATAGACTTAATTCAGAAAGGGGCAAGTTaactaaaagtattttatttcaggaTGAACTAACTGGCTTATGGAATATAAACCATGAAGGAAAGGGGTGATGGAGTGGGGTAGTGATTCACACCTGGCATTTACGTTTTTATGCTTTGATGCAGAGCACGTGAATTGTGGTTAGCATTTTAACGTAGTAGCAGACAGAAAATTTTCTCAGACGTGggctttgtcaatttttgtttttcaggccCTGAAGCAGAGACCACGATTTGTAGCTTTAAAGAAACAACCTACATATTTAGGAGGAGAGAATCTGGAACTTCGAGATTATCAGCTAGAAGGTCTCAACTGGCTTGCTCATTCCTGGTGC from Callithrix jacchus isolate 240 chromosome 6, calJac240_pri, whole genome shotgun sequence encodes:
- the CHD2 gene encoding chromodomain-helicase-DNA-binding protein 2 isoform X7, whose product is MAHKQREDYLNLAPCILTWYRTLSQLAFDGEKLSHSASEEASGSDSGSQSESEQGSDPGSGHGSESNSSSESSESQSESESESAGSKSQPVLPEAKEKPASKKERIADVKKMWEEYPDVYGVRRSNRSRQEPSRFNIKEEASSGSESGSPKRRGQRQLKKQEKWKREPSEDEQEQGTSAESEPEQKKVKARRPVPRRTVPKPRVKKQPKTQRGKRKKQESSDEDDDDDEAPKRQTRRRAAKNVSYKEDDDFETDSDDLIEMTGEGVDEQQDNSETIEKVLDSRLGKKGATGASTTVYAIEANGDPSGDFDTEKDDGEVQYLIKWKGWSYIHSTWESEESLQQQKVKGLKKLENFKKKEDEIKQWLGKVSPEDVEYFNCQQELASELNKQYQIVERVIAVKTSKSTLGQTDFPAHSRKPAPSNEPEYLCKWMGLPYSECSWEDEALIGKKFQNCIDGFHSRNNSKTIPTRECKALKQRPRFVALKKQPTYLGGENLELRDYQLEGLNWLAHSWCK